The following proteins are encoded in a genomic region of Paralichthys olivaceus isolate ysfri-2021 chromosome 23, ASM2471397v2, whole genome shotgun sequence:
- the wnt16 gene encoding protein Wnt-16, giving the protein METRIRRVRHMSPVSLLLLCVCPLCCRGSWMWLGVASAGGPENMSCSNLPLSHRQRELCRKKPFLLPSIQDGARLAIDECQSQFRHERWNCSVSRRPPVFGHELTSGTKETAFIHAVMAAGLVHAITRSCSQGNMTECGCDARLQGGGSVAERWHWGGCSDHIQYGTWFSRRFIDDAAKNTSTSRGGYTLVTMNQHNTEAGRQAIDRTMLTECRCHGVSGSCAVKTCWRTMAAFERVGVYLKEQYEHSVQVSDRSKRKMRRKDQRLLPVDKHQLIFFNKSPNYCLEDQRRGITGTRGRHCNRTSAGPDGCNLLCCGRGYNTHVVRHVQRCECKFVWCCYVRCRRCESMNDMHTCK; this is encoded by the exons ATGGAGACACGGATCAGAAGAGTCCGACACATGAGCCCCGtgagtctgctgctgctctgcgtCTGTCCGCTGTGCTGCCGGGGCTCCTGGAT GTGGTTGGGCGTCGCGTCGGCCGGTGGCCCGGAAAACATGAGCTGTTCCAACCTTCCTCTGAGCCACAGGCAGAGGGAGCTGTGTCGTAAGAAACCTTTTCTGTTGCCGAGCATCCAGGACGGAGCTCGACTCGCTATCGACGAGTGTCAGAGTCAGTTCAGACACGAGAGGTGGAACTGCTCTGTCAGCCGGCGCCCTCCAGTGTTCGGACACGAGTTAACCAGTG GAACCAAAGAAACAGCGTTTATTCATGCGGTGATGGCGGCGGGGCTGGTCCACGCCATCACACGCTCCTGCAGTCAGGGAAACATGACGGAGTGCGGCTGCGACGCTCGGCTGCAGGGTGGCGGCTCGGTGGCGGAGCGCTGGCACTGGGGCGGCTGCTCGGATCACATCCAGTACGGAACCTGGTTCAGTCGCAGGTTCATCGACGATGCTGCCAAAAACACGTCGACAAGCAGAGGAGGATACACGCTGGTGACCATGAACCAGCACAACACGGAGGCCGGACGCCAG GCGATTGACAGGACGATGTTGACAGAATGTCGATGTCACGGTGTTTCCGGTTCCTGTGCGGTGAAGACATGTTGGAGGACGATGGCGGCGTTCGAACGTGTCGGAGTTTATCTGAAAGAGCAGTACGAGCACAGCGTTCAAGTGTCGGACCGCtcgaagaggaagatgaggaggaaggacCAGCGTCTCCTTCCCGTTGACAAACACCAGCTCATCTTCTTCAACAAGTCTCCCAACTACTGCCTGGAAGACCAGCGCCGCGGCATCACCGGCACTAGAGGGCGCCACTGCAACCGGACGTCCGCCGGACCGGACGGCTGCAACCTGCTGTGCTGTGGCCGTGGATACAACACGCATGTTGTACGACACGTCCAACGCTGCGAGTGCAAGTTCGTATGGTGCTGCTATGTCCGCTGCAGGCGCTGCGAGAGCATGAACGACATGCACACCTGTAAGTAA